TGCTGCGCGGCGATGCCGAGCGACGCGGAGTAGTCGTAGGTGCCGTAGTGCAGCCCGGTGCAGCGGCCGCGGGCCAGCGCGATCATCCGCGGCAGCGGCGACGTGCCGTCGGGGCCGAGCACCGACTGCGGCGTCTCCACCTGGACCTCGAACCGCACGGGGGCGAGGCCGTGCTCGGCCTCCAGCCCCTCCAGCACGGTGACCAGCGCCGACACCTGCTCCGGGGCCGTCACCTTCGGCAGCGTCAGCACGAACCCCGCGGGCACCGTGCCCAGTGCGCCGAGGAACGCGTGCAGCGTGCGCACCCCGCGCCGGCGCGTCGCGGCCTCGAGGCTGCGGAACCGGATGCCGACGAACGGGGCCGCCCCCGCGATCTCCCCCGCCACCCGGACGGCCTCGGCGTCCTCCTCGTCGTCACCGCGCGGGCCGTAGCCGTCCTCGAAGTCGACGCGCAGGTCCTCGATCGGCTCGGCGGCGAGCTTGGCCCGCACCCGCCCGTGCACCTCCGCGGCCAGCTCCGGCGGGAGCCCCCACACCGCGGCGACGTCGGCCGGGGTGGCGGCGTGGGCGTCGAACAGCTCCAGCGCCGCCGCGCCCCACTCCGCGGAGGTGCCCGGGTGGAACCGGTCGGCGGGCACGTAGACGGTGTGCACCGGCTGGCGCGTGCCCGGATCGCCCGGGTAGGCGCGGTCGAGGGCGGCGTCGACGCCGGCGAGCGAGCGGTCGAGGGCGTCGGCGACGGCGTCGGGGGTCATCCCCGCATTCTGCGGGCTACGAGCGCATGGCCGTCAGGGCCTCGGTGCGCGTCAGGCCGGTGGCCTGCAGCAGGTCCAGGGCGATGCTCCGGAGCTGCGCGACGATCACCTGCTCCGACGGCCCCGGCACCCACACCTCCGACAGCACCACCGCGTGCCGGACGACGTCGAGCACCGGCTCGCGGGCCCGCTCCCGGTCGCCCTCGCGGCCGAGCTCGGAGGTGAGCGTGCCGACGGCCGCGGACAGCTCGCCGAGTGCGTCGGCGAGCTCGGGGGCGGCGGGCTCGTCGTCGAGCAGGGCCTGGTACGCGCGGCGGGCGAGCACGCGGGCGTTGCGCATGGCGTAGTCGGCGCGCTCGGCCAGCTCGCTGTAGCGGCCGAGCTGCCGCCGCCGTCGCCGGTAGAGCGGGGCCACCGTGGCGACCTCGTGCCCGCCGCGCAGGGCGGAGCGCAGCTCGTCGATCAGGGGCTGGGAGGCGCGGGCCCGCTCCAGCGCGGCGAGCGCGATCGCCGGGTCGCGCACGCGCAGCGCGTCGCCGGTGCAGGCGAGGACGGCGGCCAGCTCGTCGAGCAGGGCGCGGGCCCCGCGCTGCACCGGGCGCACCGGGTCGGTCGGGATCACCCCCGCCACGACGACGCCGACGAGGCCGCCGATCAGGGCGTCGACGCAGCGGTCGATGCCCCCGGCGTCACCGGGCGGCAGCAGCGTGGCGACCAGCACCGCGGACGAGCCGGCCTGGGCGACGAGCAGCGTGGCGCCGTCGGCGAACACGGCCACCGACATCGCCAGCGCCACGACGAGCACGATCTGCCAGGCCCCGGAGCCGATCTGGGAGATCAGCAGGTCCCCCACCAGCACCCCGACGCTGACGCCCGCCACCAGCTCCGCCACGCGGCGCAGCCGGCTGGTGAGCGACAGCCCGAGGCTGATCACCGCGGCGATCGGGGCGAAGAACGGCCGGGCGTGGCCGACGAGGTCGCTCGCGACGTACCACGCGAGCCCCGCCGCGATCGCGCACTGCAGGATCGGCAGGGCCGAGAGCGCGACGCGCCGGCCGCGGGCGCGCAGGTGGGCCCGCAGGCGACGGCCGCGCACGGGTCAGCTCAGGCCGAGTGCCGCGGGTGCGGCGGGGTCGGACTCGACGAGGAACGTGGCGGTGCGCTCGGCCTCGTCGGACTCGCCGATCGCGACGGCCGCGCGGTGCAGTGCGGCGAGCGCGCGCAGGAAGCCCCGGTTGGGCTCGTGCGACCACGGCACGGGGCCGAAGCCCTTCCAGCCGTTGTGGCGCAGCATGTCGAGGCTGCGGTGGTAGCCGGTGCGCGCGTAGGCGTACCCGGTGATCGTCTCGCCCGCGGCGAGCGCGTTCTCGGCGAGCTGGGCCCAGGCGATGGCCGACGTCGGGTGGTCGGCGGCGACCTTCGCCGGGTCGGCGCCGCCGTCGAGCTCGGCGGCGGCCGGGTCGACCGGGAGCAGGGTGGGGTCGGGTCCGAGCAGGTTGCCGTGCAGCGTCATGGGCCCATCCTGCCTGCTTCGGGTCCGGGCCGGTGCGCCCGTGGGTCAGTCGTCGTCCCCGTCGTCGTCCCGGTCGTCGTCCCGGTCGGCGGCCGCGGCCTCGCTCGCCGTCCGGACGTCGACGCTGCCGAACGCGCCGGAGGCGTCCACGGTGATCTCGCGGACGCCGGTGCCCGAGCAGGCCGCGTCGCAGTCGACGGAGCCGAACACCACCGCCCCGTTCACGACGACCCGGGCGTCGTCGGGCACCACGACGTCGGTGCTGCCGAAGAGGAACCCGAGCTCGACGCGGTCGTCGCCGGGCGCGAGGGCGATCGTGCGGCTGCCGAACACCGCTGCGCCGTCGTCGCGGCCGAGGAGCTGTCCGCCGCCCCAGAGCACCGCCGCCCCGACGACGAGCGTGCCGAGGAGCCCGCCGGCGCGCCGGACCCAGGCGGGCGCACCGGGGTCCCGGTCGACGGCGACCGGCCCGGCCGCGGCCGGGACCGCCGGGCCCGGGGCCGGGAGGTCCGCGGTGAGCGCGTCGAGGTCGGCGCGGGTCCGGGCCGCCCAGGCCCCCGCGGACCGCTCCTCGTACTCGGCGAGGGTCAACCGCCCCTCGCCGTGGGCGCGCTGCAGACGCTCGTCCGCAGCGCGCCGCTCGGTGTCCCCGACCCGGACCGCCGGGTCCTCCGCCGCCATCCCTACTTCAGCTTCTGGCCCGTCGAGCGCAGGTTCTCGCAGGCCAGCGTGACGCGCTCGGCCATGTTGAGTTCTGCGGCCTTGAGGTAGGTGCGCGGGTCGTAGGTCTTCTTGTTGCCGACCTCGCCGTCGACCTTGAGCACCCCGTCGTAGTTGCTGAACATGTGGCCCGCGATCGGCCGCGTGAACGCGTACTGGGTGTCGGTGTCGACGTTCATCTTCACGACGCCGTAGTCGAGCGCCTCGTGGATCTCCTCGATCAGCGAGCCCGATCCGCCGTGGAAGACCAGGTCGAACGGCTTCGCCGACGCGTCGAGGCCCAGCTTGGCGATCGCGACCTCCTGACCCTGCTTGAGGATCTCCGGGCGCAGCTTGACGTTGCCCGGCTTGTAGACGCCGTGCACGTTGCCGAACGTGGCGGCGAGCAGGTAGCGGCCCTTCTCGCCGGCGCCGAGGACCTCGACGGTGCGCTCGTAGTCGCCGGGGGCGGTGTAGAGCTTGTCGTTGATGTCGTTCGCGACGCCGTCCTCCTCGCCGCCGACGACGCCGATCTCCACCTCGAGGATAATCTTCGCCTTGCCGGCCAGCTCCAGGAGCTCGGCGGCGATGGACAGGTTCTCCTCCAGCTCCACCGCGGAGCCGTCCCACATGTGGCTCTGGAACAGCGGGTTCTCGCCGCGGTCGACGCGCTCCTGGCTGATCGCGATGAGCGGGCGGACGAACCCGTCGAGCTTGTCCTTGGGGCAGTGGTCGGTGTGCAGCGCCACGTTGATCGGGTAGTGCCGCGCGGCGACGTGGGCGAACTCGGCCAGCGCCGTCGCCCCGACGACCATGTCCTTGACGCGCGTGCCGGAGAGGAACTCGGCGCCGCCCGTGGAGACCTGGATGATGCCGTCGCTCTCCGCCTCGGCGAAGCCGCGCAGCGCCGCGTTCAGCGTCTCGCTGCTGGTGACGTTGATGGCGGGGTAGGCGAACTGGCCGCTCTTGGCGTTGTCCAGCATCTGGTTGTAGATCTCGGGCGTGGCGATAGGCACGGGTGTGGCCCTCCTCGACGTCTGACCGGTGCGCTTCTTCGACGGCAGTATCGCGCACTACGCTGGGCTCCGTGGCTGCCGACGGTATCGAGCGCGCCGTCGAGCAGACGCTCAGCGGCCTGCGCAGGCTGGACCCGATCCCGCCCGCGCCGCTGCCGAACGCGCCGCTGACCCTCGCCGACCTCTACCGCGACCACCGGGTGCGCCTGGTCCGGCTCGCCGTCCTGCTGGTCGACGACCCCGCCACCGCGGAGGACGTCGTCCAGGAGGCGTTCGCGGGGCTGCACCGCCACTGGTCCGGCCTCCGCGACGAGGCCGCCGCCGTGGGCTACCTGCGCACGGCCGTCGTCAACGGGTCGCGGTCGGTGCTGCGCCGCCGCCGCACCGCCCGCGAGTACGTCCCCCCGCACCAGGTCAACGCCCGGTCGGCGGAGTCGCTGGCGATGCTTTCGGCCGAGCACCAGGCCGTCGTCGACGCCCTCGCGACGCTGCCCCCGCGCCAGCGCGAGGTGCTCGTGCTGCGCTACTACGGGGGGCTGAGCGAGGCGGAGATCGCCGACGCCACCGGGATCAGCCGCGGCACCGTCAAGTCGACGGCGAGCCGGGCGCTCGACGCCGTCTCGCACGTGCTGAAGCCGAAGGACGCCCGGTGATCCCGTGACCGCCGATCCCGAACGCCGACTCGCCGAGGCCCTGCGCGCGCAGGCCCGCGGCGGCGGCCGCCCGATGGCGCCCCCGCGCGGTGAGCCCGAGCCCGCCCCCGGCATGTCGGTGCGCACGGCGCTGCTGCTGGCCCTGCTCGGCGGCGTCGTCCTCGGCACGGTCCTCGCCCTGCTCTCGCTCCTCGCGCCGGGAGTGCTGCCCGCACTGGGCTGAGCCGGTCTCGGTATCGTCACGCCGGTGATGACGACCACGCTCGCCCTCGGCCCGGAGTGGCTCAAGCCCGACGTGATCATCAGCTGGCTGGGCCCGTGGGCGCTGGTCGGGCTGGCGCTCATCGTGTTCGCCGAGTGCGGCCTGCTGCTCGGGTTCTTCCTGCCGGGCGACTCCCTGCTGTTCACCGCGGGCCTGTTCGTCGCGCAGGGGGCGATCGGGTTCCCGCTGTGGGCGGTGTGCGCCCTGCTCGTGGTCGCCGCGTTCGTCGGCAACGTCGCGGGCTACTACATCGGCCGCGCCGCGGGCCCCGCCGTGTTCGACAAGCCCGAGTCGAGGCTGTTCAAGCCCAAGCACGTGGCGCGCACGCAGGAGTTCTTCGACAAGTACGGCACCCGGGCGATCGTGCTGGGCCGGTTCGTGCCGATCGTGCGCACCTTCATCACGGTGATGGCCGGCGTGGGCAGGATGGACGCCCGGCGCTACTTCACGTACTCGCTGATCGGCGGCGTCCTGTGGGCCGCGGGCGTCACGGTGCTGGGGTTCTGGCTCGGCCAGTTCCAGTTCGTCCGCGACAACATCGAGCTGATGCTGCTGCTGATCGTGTTCCTGTCCGTCGTACCGATCGTCATCGAGATCATCCGGGCGCGCCGGACGCCGGGGGCGCACGCCGCCCACTGATGGCCGGATCCGTGGGAACCGCGTCGTTGACGCCGTCCCGCGACCGCGCGACCGTGGACGGGTGCCCGCCCACCAGGTCGTCCTCCCCCTGTTCGACGGGTTCCAGCCGCTCGACGTCACCGGGCCGCACGAGGTGCTGAGGGGCGCGTCGACCCTGTTCGCCGCGCGCGGCGAACCCGACCGCGGCTACGACGTCGCGCTCGTCGCGGCGCGGCCGGGGCCGGTCGGCGGCGACAGCGGGCTGCAGGTCGTCGCCACGCACGGACTGCCCGAGACCGGTCCGATCGGCACGCTGCTGGTCCCCGGCGGGTCCGGCACCCGCGCCGCGGCCACCGACCCCGAGTTCGTCGGCTGGGTGCGCCGCGCCGCGGGTCGCGCCCAGCGGGTCGCGTCGGTGTGCACCGGGGCGTTCGTGCTGGCCGCCGCGGGCCTGCTCGACGGCA
This sequence is a window from Pseudonocardia petroleophila. Protein-coding genes within it:
- a CDS encoding FUSC family protein; the protein is MRGRRLRAHLRARGRRVALSALPILQCAIAAGLAWYVASDLVGHARPFFAPIAAVISLGLSLTSRLRRVAELVAGVSVGVLVGDLLISQIGSGAWQIVLVVALAMSVAVFADGATLLVAQAGSSAVLVATLLPPGDAGGIDRCVDALIGGLVGVVVAGVIPTDPVRPVQRGARALLDELAAVLACTGDALRVRDPAIALAALERARASQPLIDELRSALRGGHEVATVAPLYRRRRRQLGRYSELAERADYAMRNARVLARRAYQALLDDEPAAPELADALGELSAAVGTLTSELGREGDRERAREPVLDVVRHAVVLSEVWVPGPSEQVIVAQLRSIALDLLQATGLTRTEALTAMRS
- a CDS encoding SigE family RNA polymerase sigma factor — encoded protein: MAADGIERAVEQTLSGLRRLDPIPPAPLPNAPLTLADLYRDHRVRLVRLAVLLVDDPATAEDVVQEAFAGLHRHWSGLRDEAAAVGYLRTAVVNGSRSVLRRRRTAREYVPPHQVNARSAESLAMLSAEHQAVVDALATLPPRQREVLVLRYYGGLSEAEIADATGISRGTVKSTASRALDAVSHVLKPKDAR
- the fbaA gene encoding class II fructose-bisphosphate aldolase — its product is MPIATPEIYNQMLDNAKSGQFAYPAINVTSSETLNAALRGFAEAESDGIIQVSTGGAEFLSGTRVKDMVVGATALAEFAHVAARHYPINVALHTDHCPKDKLDGFVRPLIAISQERVDRGENPLFQSHMWDGSAVELEENLSIAAELLELAGKAKIILEVEIGVVGGEEDGVANDINDKLYTAPGDYERTVEVLGAGEKGRYLLAATFGNVHGVYKPGNVKLRPEILKQGQEVAIAKLGLDASAKPFDLVFHGGSGSLIEEIHEALDYGVVKMNVDTDTQYAFTRPIAGHMFSNYDGVLKVDGEVGNKKTYDPRTYLKAAELNMAERVTLACENLRSTGQKLK
- a CDS encoding DedA family protein — encoded protein: MTTTLALGPEWLKPDVIISWLGPWALVGLALIVFAECGLLLGFFLPGDSLLFTAGLFVAQGAIGFPLWAVCALLVVAAFVGNVAGYYIGRAAGPAVFDKPESRLFKPKHVARTQEFFDKYGTRAIVLGRFVPIVRTFITVMAGVGRMDARRYFTYSLIGGVLWAAGVTVLGFWLGQFQFVRDNIELMLLLIVFLSVVPIVIEIIRARRTPGAHAAH
- a CDS encoding DUF3151 domain-containing protein, producing the protein MTLHGNLLGPDPTLLPVDPAAAELDGGADPAKVAADHPTSAIAWAQLAENALAAGETITGYAYARTGYHRSLDMLRHNGWKGFGPVPWSHEPNRGFLRALAALHRAAVAIGESDEAERTATFLVESDPAAPAALGLS
- a CDS encoding DUF6986 family protein, which codes for MTPDAVADALDRSLAGVDAALDRAYPGDPGTRQPVHTVYVPADRFHPGTSAEWGAAALELFDAHAATPADVAAVWGLPPELAAEVHGRVRAKLAAEPIEDLRVDFEDGYGPRGDDEEDAEAVRVAGEIAGAAPFVGIRFRSLEAATRRRGVRTLHAFLGALGTVPAGFVLTLPKVTAPEQVSALVTVLEGLEAEHGLAPVRFEVQVETPQSVLGPDGTSPLPRMIALARGRCTGLHYGTYDYSASLGIAAQHQSTEHPVADHAKAVMQVAAAGTGVRLSDGSTNVLPVGSRDEVRAAWSLHGRLVRRSLERGFHQGWDLHPGHLPSRFVTGFAFYRETFPAVAARLRAYHERAGSGFLDEPATARAMAGYLLRGLRCGAVDAAELEAATGRPVDALG
- a CDS encoding DUF1707 SHOCT-like domain-containing protein, yielding MAAEDPAVRVGDTERRAADERLQRAHGEGRLTLAEYEERSAGAWAARTRADLDALTADLPAPGPAVPAAAGPVAVDRDPGAPAWVRRAGGLLGTLVVGAAVLWGGGQLLGRDDGAAVFGSRTIALAPGDDRVELGFLFGSTDVVVPDDARVVVNGAVVFGSVDCDAACSGTGVREITVDASGAFGSVDVRTASEAAAADRDDDRDDDGDDD